The Kaustia mangrovi genome has a segment encoding these proteins:
- a CDS encoding LysR family transcriptional regulator: MRRINLAGVDLNLLVVFNAIMQERHVTRAAERIGMTQPAVSHALKRLRGLFGDPLFVRVPGGMEPTPAAIEAGEAIGSILETIEAVIATHRGFEPATVHRTFTVGLSDYAAFVVLPALLEHVRREAPNVRLLVRHTSHVQGHDMLDAGEVELIAGNFPQSPDHLEDELIFEEDFLCAARRSTAGFDPDLSLETYLGLGHLHVSLMGEPRGYVDRHLGRKGLRRDIVATVGHFLLAPFTLARSDLVATEPRRILEPLAKDLDLALAPPPFEVPPFPVTQVWHKRHTADAGHLWLRGQIQRAAEPLPPSGPAGP; this comes from the coding sequence ATGCGCAGGATCAATCTCGCGGGCGTGGATCTCAATCTGCTTGTGGTCTTCAACGCCATCATGCAGGAGCGGCACGTGACGCGCGCGGCCGAGCGCATCGGCATGACGCAGCCGGCGGTCAGCCACGCGCTGAAGCGCCTGCGGGGCCTGTTCGGCGATCCCCTTTTCGTGAGGGTGCCCGGCGGCATGGAGCCGACACCCGCCGCTATCGAGGCGGGGGAGGCCATAGGATCGATCCTTGAGACCATAGAGGCCGTGATCGCCACGCATCGCGGTTTCGAGCCCGCCACCGTCCACCGGACCTTCACGGTCGGCCTGTCCGACTATGCCGCCTTCGTGGTGCTGCCGGCGCTTCTGGAGCACGTCCGGCGCGAGGCGCCGAATGTCCGGCTTCTGGTCCGGCACACGAGTCACGTCCAGGGCCACGACATGCTGGATGCCGGCGAGGTGGAGCTGATCGCGGGCAATTTTCCGCAAAGCCCCGACCATCTGGAGGACGAGCTGATCTTCGAGGAGGATTTCCTCTGCGCGGCCCGCCGGTCCACGGCAGGCTTCGATCCGGACCTCTCCCTTGAGACCTATCTCGGCCTCGGCCACCTGCATGTCTCCCTGATGGGCGAGCCGCGCGGCTATGTGGACCGCCATCTGGGCCGCAAGGGCCTGCGGCGCGATATCGTCGCGACGGTGGGGCACTTCCTGCTGGCGCCCTTCACACTCGCGCGCAGCGACCTGGTGGCGACCGAGCCCAGGCGGATCCTGGAGCCGTTGGCGAAGGATCTGGATCTCGCCCTCGCTCCGCCGCCCTTCGAGGTCCCGCCATTCCCCGTCACCCAGGTCTGGCACAAGCGGCATACGGCGGATGCCGGCCATCTCTGGCTGCGCGGGCAGATCCAGCGGGCGGCGGAGCCCCTGCCGCCGTCCGGCCCGGCGGGACCGTGA
- a CDS encoding LysR family transcriptional regulator encodes MGLTLSRLRALHAVVETGGFSAAARRLGQSQASVSQQLRDLETAFSVSLLERRGRELVPSALCLRLHDIAGRILKGEAEALHVLTRHRDLLDGELRVGLGNAMPGMALLDRFQKLCPGLELQIEMGSWGRILDAVTEGRVHLGILPDVPGDGRFRRQACARQCVVAVVPPGHALATRDMVRCADLMQERLIFRARGSSTQKVVDDAFRRSGLKPRPAIVLDTRDGVFDAVANNLGVGFMWDRGTSRVGGFVQVPCEEMAAERIEYIFARQSGGNTLVDLFFGVSRDRIETVS; translated from the coding sequence ATGGGGCTGACGCTTTCGCGCCTGCGCGCCTTGCATGCGGTCGTGGAGACCGGCGGGTTTTCCGCAGCGGCCCGGCGGCTCGGGCAAAGCCAGGCCTCCGTCAGCCAGCAATTGCGCGATCTGGAAACGGCCTTCTCCGTGTCACTGCTGGAGCGGCGGGGGCGCGAGCTGGTGCCGAGCGCGCTGTGCCTGCGGCTTCATGACATTGCGGGACGCATCCTGAAGGGCGAGGCCGAAGCCCTGCATGTGCTCACGCGCCATCGCGACCTGCTGGACGGCGAGTTGCGCGTCGGCCTGGGCAATGCCATGCCGGGCATGGCACTGCTCGACCGGTTCCAGAAGCTCTGCCCCGGACTTGAGCTGCAGATCGAGATGGGAAGCTGGGGGCGGATCCTCGACGCGGTGACGGAGGGCCGGGTGCATCTGGGGATCCTGCCCGACGTGCCGGGCGACGGGCGGTTCCGGCGACAGGCCTGCGCGCGCCAGTGCGTCGTCGCGGTGGTGCCGCCCGGGCACGCCCTCGCCACGCGCGATATGGTGCGCTGCGCCGATCTCATGCAGGAAAGGCTGATCTTCCGCGCGCGCGGATCGTCGACGCAGAAGGTAGTGGACGACGCGTTCCGCCGCTCGGGGCTCAAGCCGCGCCCGGCCATCGTCCTCGACACGCGCGACGGGGTCTTCGACGCGGTGGCGAACAATCTCGGCGTCGGCTTCATGTGGGACAGGGGCACGAGCCGGGTCGGAGGCTTCGTCCAGGTTCCCTGCGAGGAGATGGCGGCGGAGCGCATCGAGTATATCTTCGCGCGCCAGTCGGGAGGCAACACGCTGGTAGACCTGTTCTTCGGCGTCAGCCGCGACCGGATCGAGACGGTATCGTAG